From Bacteroidota bacterium, a single genomic window includes:
- a CDS encoding gliding motility-associated C-terminal domain-containing protein encodes LQNDILYIHASSNCIKNVLLKVYNRWGELVFETTDITIGWDGKQKNKQLDSGVYSYYLNATTYANKTITQHGNISLIR; translated from the coding sequence ATTTACAGAACGATATTCTATATATACACGCAAGTTCTAATTGTATTAAGAATGTATTGCTTAAAGTATATAATCGTTGGGGAGAATTAGTATTTGAAACAACCGATATTACAATAGGTTGGGACGGGAAACAGAAAAATAAACAATTAGACAGTGGAGTTTATTCGTATTACCTAAACGCCACAACGTATGCTAATAAAACAATAACGCAACATGGAAATATAA